Proteins encoded by one window of Candidatus Nezhaarchaeota archaeon:
- the lysX gene encoding lysine biosynthesis protein LysX: protein MVKVIVLYDRIRAEEKAIHRAGEKLGVSMDFVDIKDSFMDITSYNVNSKILKGDVAIQRCVGHYRALYLTAIMESVGVPVINSFQTMLICGDKLLTTLMLNKAGVPTPKTYVAFTREGALNALNEVGYPAVFKPVVGSWGRLVSLVKDLESAKVVIEHRELLYPLYQVFYIQEYVDKPGRDIRCFVVGDEVITAIYRYAAPGEWRSNTALGGRAVKMEITDELREVSLKAAKAVKAHVVGVDCLESKRGLLVHELNSVTEFRNAAAVTGVDIAGKIVEYAVKLAKR from the coding sequence TTGGTTAAGGTAATAGTGCTGTACGATAGGATTAGAGCTGAGGAGAAGGCGATACATAGAGCTGGAGAGAAGCTAGGCGTCTCCATGGATTTCGTGGACATAAAGGATTCATTTATGGATATAACTAGCTATAATGTGAATTCAAAGATCCTTAAGGGCGATGTTGCAATTCAGAGGTGCGTGGGGCATTACAGGGCTTTATACTTGACAGCAATAATGGAGAGCGTGGGGGTACCAGTCATAAACTCCTTCCAGACCATGCTCATATGTGGTGATAAGTTGTTAACTACACTCATGCTTAATAAGGCTGGAGTGCCAACTCCAAAGACTTATGTAGCTTTTACTCGTGAAGGTGCATTAAATGCACTTAACGAGGTTGGTTACCCAGCTGTCTTTAAGCCCGTTGTAGGTAGCTGGGGTAGACTAGTCTCACTCGTAAAAGATCTAGAGTCTGCTAAAGTGGTGATAGAGCATCGTGAGCTCCTCTATCCCTTATACCAGGTATTCTACATCCAAGAGTACGTAGACAAGCCTGGTAGGGATATAAGGTGCTTTGTGGTCGGTGATGAAGTGATTACGGCCATATACCGTTATGCTGCTCCAGGTGAGTGGAGATCTAATACTGCTCTTGGAGGCAGGGCCGTTAAGATGGAGATAACAGATGAACTTAGAGAGGTTAGCTTGAAGGCTGCCAAAGCAGTTAAAGCTCACGTTGTTGGCGTTGACTGTCTTGAGAGTAAGAGGGGGCTCTTGGTTCACGAGCTAAATAGTGTAACTGAGTTCAGAAATGCAGCTGCAGTAACAGGGGTAGACATAGCTGGGAAGATTGTTG
- the lysW/argW gene encoding alpha-aminoadipate/glutamate carrier protein LysW/ArgW has protein sequence MKVKCPDCDGDIKVPDDAITGEIVSCPDCGQEYEVYFEGGQLKLKPAETVKEDWGE, from the coding sequence ATGAAGGTTAAATGTCCAGATTGTGATGGAGACATAAAAGTACCGGATGATGCAATAACGGGGGAGATAGTAAGTTGCCCTGATTGCGGGCAGGAGTACGAGGTTTACTTTGAAGGGGGGCAGCTTAAACTAAAGCCAGCTGAAACTGTAAAGGAGGATTGGGGAGAGTAG
- a CDS encoding Lrp/AsnC family transcriptional regulator has protein sequence MQQLDDIDHMIINLLIKDSRTPYTEIANKVGLSEAGVRKRINRLLRLGIIKRFTVEVDFVARVRAITLITVDPSTDTSEVSRKVREAGGVERVYEVTGLYDVVALISSPSMAEVNRCIDELRRVKGVKSTNTMIVLREW, from the coding sequence TTGCAACAACTTGACGATATTGATCACATGATAATAAACCTACTAATTAAGGATTCTAGGACACCTTACACTGAGATAGCGAATAAGGTCGGCTTATCTGAGGCCGGTGTTAGGAAGAGGATTAATCGCCTCTTAAGGCTTGGTATTATTAAGAGGTTTACGGTTGAGGTTGACTTTGTAGCTAGGGTTAGAGCTATAACCCTCATAACTGTAGATCCCTCAACGGATACTTCAGAGGTATCGCGCAAAGTCAGAGAAGCCGGGGGTGTTGAGCGTGTTTATGAGGTTACCGGGCTGTACGACGTCGTGGCCTTAATATCCTCACCAAGTATGGCTGAAGTGAACAGATGTATTGACGAGCTCAGAAGAGTTAAGGGGGTTAAGTCTACGAACACCATGATTGTACTGAGAGAATGGTAA
- a CDS encoding M20/M25/M40 family metallo-hydrolase, whose translation MSIPEVEFLLDLLKIYSPTGYEGELAKYLVSRMRDLGFQAHTDAVGNVVGEVKGKGPRVLLCGHMDTVPGFIPVKIEGDEVWGRGAVDAKGPLATLILAAKRYVNLGGGLNLIIAGVVEEEGSSRGMYHLIETIEEPDVAVFGEPSGISSLAIGYKGGINFKLTIKTERGHSSSPWFFKNSIEEAWSLWEGLKKRFDDYNREGSKFHSLTYCLTAIDGGGKSVFVPSRCTLTFNVRIPPKLKCQDVIELVKSYVQHHSTSRGIKVDVKWSDCVEAYVASRSSIIARAFTRAVSEELNVKPSFVFKTGTSDINVAATKWRKAEMVAYGPGDSSLDHTAWERISVSGYLKSISVLTRTLWWAERLVSSK comes from the coding sequence ATGTCAATCCCTGAGGTAGAGTTCCTACTCGACCTCCTGAAAATCTATAGCCCTACCGGCTATGAGGGAGAGCTGGCTAAGTACCTCGTATCTAGGATGAGAGATCTTGGTTTTCAAGCGCATACTGATGCTGTTGGGAATGTTGTAGGAGAGGTCAAAGGTAAGGGGCCTAGGGTCTTATTATGTGGCCACATGGATACTGTGCCGGGCTTCATACCGGTTAAGATTGAAGGTGATGAGGTCTGGGGGAGGGGGGCTGTAGATGCCAAAGGACCCTTAGCTACGCTCATACTGGCTGCTAAGAGATACGTCAACCTAGGAGGGGGGCTAAACCTGATCATTGCAGGTGTCGTTGAGGAGGAAGGCTCAAGCAGGGGCATGTACCACCTAATTGAGACGATCGAGGAACCTGACGTAGCAGTGTTTGGTGAACCTAGTGGGATTTCAAGCTTGGCTATTGGGTATAAAGGCGGTATAAACTTTAAGTTGACTATAAAGACGGAGCGAGGGCACTCGTCAAGCCCATGGTTTTTCAAGAACTCAATTGAGGAGGCTTGGTCTCTGTGGGAGGGATTAAAGAAGAGGTTTGACGACTATAATCGAGAGGGCAGCAAGTTTCACTCGCTCACTTATTGTTTAACTGCAATTGATGGTGGCGGCAAAAGCGTCTTTGTTCCAAGTAGGTGCACATTAACGTTTAATGTTCGAATTCCACCTAAGCTGAAGTGTCAAGATGTAATCGAGCTTGTTAAGAGCTATGTTCAGCATCACTCAACTAGTAGGGGCATTAAAGTGGATGTTAAATGGAGTGATTGTGTTGAGGCCTATGTTGCAAGTAGATCCAGTATTATAGCTAGGGCTTTTACGAGGGCTGTTAGTGAGGAGCTTAACGTTAAACCAAGCTTTGTGTTCAAGACTGGTACGAGTGATATTAATGTGGCGGCGACAAAGTGGAGGAAAGCTGAGATGGTTGCTTATGGCCCTGGTGATTCAAGTTTAGATCACACTGCTTGGGAGAGGATTAGCGTGAGCGGGTACTTGAAGTCCATATCTGTCTTAACTAGAACATTGTGGTGGGCGGAGAGACTAGTAAGTAGTAAGTAA
- a CDS encoding aspartate aminotransferase family protein has translation MDRDYKSIEDAHLAPTYQKLPITIIRGFGAKVWDDKGKEYVDCIAGYGAALVGHCNPKVVEAIKKQCEKLITCHGSCYNDMRSEYLEKLVKVLPKGLTRVYLCNSGAEAIEAAIKIAWRATGKRTIISMMRGYHGKTLGALSLTWDQKYRGPFEPLPNFVKFVPYGNIDKLREAMTEDVAAVVVEPIQGESGVILPPPDFLTQVRDECTKRGVLLIVDEVQTGFGRTGRLWACEHWNVDPDIMCMAKGIAGGLPMGATAARDELMVKLKVGEHTTTFGGNPLACAAASATLDVILEDGLLENCRLTGEYMLNRLSELKDEFKVIRDARGMGLMQALELRVDIRDVLLSLVERGVLAAYSGRTVIRFLPPLCLTKNDVDAIIDALARVLSNVNP, from the coding sequence TTGGATCGTGATTATAAGTCAATAGAAGATGCTCACTTAGCCCCGACATATCAGAAGCTCCCCATCACGATAATTAGAGGGTTTGGAGCTAAGGTGTGGGATGACAAAGGTAAAGAGTATGTTGATTGTATTGCTGGCTATGGAGCTGCTCTGGTGGGTCACTGTAATCCTAAGGTTGTTGAGGCGATAAAGAAGCAATGTGAAAAGCTCATAACTTGCCACGGATCCTGCTACAACGACATGAGGTCTGAGTATTTAGAGAAACTTGTTAAAGTCCTACCAAAGGGATTAACGAGGGTTTATCTATGTAACAGTGGTGCTGAAGCTATTGAGGCTGCCATAAAGATAGCCTGGAGGGCTACGGGTAAGAGGACGATAATATCGATGATGAGGGGGTACCATGGCAAAACCCTGGGGGCCTTATCACTAACGTGGGACCAGAAGTACAGAGGACCGTTCGAGCCCCTCCCCAACTTCGTTAAGTTCGTTCCCTACGGCAATATTGATAAGTTGCGAGAAGCCATGACTGAGGACGTGGCTGCAGTTGTAGTTGAGCCGATTCAAGGTGAGAGTGGAGTGATACTGCCCCCTCCAGACTTTTTAACTCAAGTGAGAGATGAGTGCACTAAGAGGGGGGTCTTGCTAATAGTTGATGAGGTTCAGACAGGCTTTGGTAGAACTGGTAGGTTGTGGGCGTGTGAGCATTGGAACGTGGATCCTGACATAATGTGCATGGCTAAGGGCATAGCTGGGGGGTTACCGATGGGAGCTACCGCGGCTAGGGATGAGTTAATGGTCAAGCTTAAGGTTGGTGAGCACACAACAACTTTTGGAGGTAATCCACTGGCGTGTGCAGCAGCTAGTGCAACCCTTGATGTCATATTAGAGGATGGACTTCTTGAAAACTGTAGGCTAACTGGTGAGTACATGCTCAATAGGCTAAGCGAGCTTAAAGATGAGTTTAAGGTTATAAGGGATGCAAGGGGCATGGGGCTCATGCAAGCCTTAGAGCTTAGGGTCGACATAAGAGACGTACTGCTATCACTCGTAGAGAGAGGGGTCTTAGCGGCATATTCGGGTAGGACTGTGATTAGGTTTCTGCCTCCACTTTGCTTAACGAAGAATGATGTTGATGCTATAATTGATGCTCTTGCAAGAGTGCTGAGCAATGTCAATCCCTGA
- a CDS encoding [LysW]-aminoadipate/[LysW]-glutamate kinase — MVKFGGDLVANKDVLEKLARDIAKVSSREGIVVVHGGGDIVTTIAEKLGKPQVFITSPDGFRSRYTDRETAEIYMMVMAGKINKEVVLSLIKVGVNAVGISGVDGALLRAERKKRLVIIDERGRRRAIEGGYTGRIVGVNGEFLNALLNKGMIPVIAPVAIGDEAEVLNVDGDRAAAHIASALKANTLVLLTDVEGIIINDKLVDRMDISKAKAALKRVGAGMITKLYAAIEALEGGVKRVVIASGFKDEPITAALMGQGTVINFGS, encoded by the coding sequence GTGGTGAAGTTCGGTGGAGATCTGGTGGCAAATAAGGATGTCTTAGAGAAGTTGGCTAGAGACATAGCTAAGGTATCTAGCAGGGAAGGGATCGTCGTTGTGCATGGAGGGGGAGACATAGTGACCACCATAGCCGAGAAGCTTGGTAAGCCTCAGGTCTTCATAACGTCGCCGGATGGCTTTAGGAGTAGGTATACGGATAGAGAGACAGCTGAAATATACATGATGGTTATGGCAGGGAAGATAAACAAGGAAGTCGTACTCTCGCTAATAAAGGTTGGTGTTAACGCGGTAGGGATATCGGGTGTAGATGGTGCGTTATTGAGGGCGGAGCGTAAGAAGAGGCTCGTGATAATAGATGAGAGAGGGCGGAGGAGAGCGATAGAAGGAGGGTATACTGGCAGAATAGTAGGGGTTAATGGGGAGTTCCTAAATGCCCTACTGAATAAAGGGATGATCCCAGTCATAGCCCCAGTTGCGATAGGTGATGAGGCTGAAGTACTCAACGTTGATGGCGATAGGGCTGCAGCTCACATAGCCAGTGCGCTTAAAGCTAACACTCTTGTGCTATTAACTGATGTCGAGGGTATCATCATTAACGATAAGCTAGTGGATAGGATGGATATAAGCAAGGCAAAAGCAGCCTTAAAGAGGGTTGGAGCAGGGATGATAACGAAGCTTTATGCAGCCATTGAGGCGCTAGAGGGTGGCGTGAAGAGAGTTGTGATAGCATCAGGCTTCAAAGACGAGCCCATAACGGCGGCTTTAATGGGTCAAGGAACGGTGATCAATTTTGGATCGTGA
- the argC gene encoding N-acetyl-gamma-glutamyl-phosphate reductase — MKKRVGIVGASGFVGGELLRLLLYHPYAEVKAAISRRYAGEYVFRVHANLRKLTDLVFSPLNVKRLTEECDVAFLAVPHTQSAKLTAQLVEVGIRVIDLSADFRFKDPKLYKAWYNWEHPFPELLQEAVYGLPELHRDEIRRAKIIACPGCMPTAAILASAPLAKRGIMDPDHVVVDVKIGSSGAGTAPSMSTLHAERFGVVRPYSPTGHRHTGEIEQELTALVGKPVKVAMSAHAVNIVRGILATCHVYTTDKIDLIDLWRMYRSMYGNEPFVRVVRDKRGVYRLPDPKVVIGTNFCDVGFEVDKRINRVVAFGAIDNLMKGAAGQAVQCFNIAIGVDERTGLDFPGFHPI, encoded by the coding sequence ATGAAGAAGAGGGTTGGCATTGTTGGAGCATCAGGTTTTGTTGGAGGGGAGTTGCTAAGGCTACTGCTTTACCATCCTTATGCCGAGGTCAAGGCAGCAATATCAAGGAGGTATGCAGGCGAGTATGTGTTTAGAGTACATGCCAACTTAAGGAAGTTAACGGATTTGGTGTTCTCTCCCCTCAATGTTAAGAGGTTAACAGAAGAATGTGATGTAGCCTTCTTAGCAGTTCCACACACTCAATCAGCTAAGTTAACAGCTCAGCTTGTAGAGGTTGGAATTAGAGTCATAGACTTAAGCGCCGACTTCAGATTTAAGGACCCTAAGCTTTACAAGGCATGGTACAACTGGGAGCACCCTTTCCCGGAGCTGCTCCAAGAAGCAGTTTACGGCTTGCCCGAGCTCCATAGAGATGAGATAAGGAGGGCTAAGATAATAGCATGTCCAGGTTGCATGCCCACAGCTGCAATTTTAGCGTCAGCACCATTAGCTAAGAGGGGGATAATGGACCCAGATCACGTGGTCGTTGACGTTAAGATAGGATCGTCAGGTGCTGGTACTGCTCCCTCCATGTCGACACTCCATGCCGAAAGGTTTGGAGTTGTAAGACCATACTCACCTACTGGTCATAGACATACGGGTGAGATAGAGCAAGAACTGACAGCCCTCGTAGGTAAGCCTGTTAAAGTTGCAATGTCCGCCCACGCTGTCAACATAGTTAGAGGGATCTTAGCAACCTGCCATGTTTATACAACTGATAAGATTGATCTCATAGACTTATGGAGAATGTATAGAAGCATGTATGGCAATGAGCCTTTCGTGAGGGTCGTGAGAGATAAGAGGGGGGTATACCGACTTCCTGATCCTAAGGTTGTCATCGGGACTAACTTCTGTGATGTCGGCTTTGAAGTTGACAAGCGCATTAATAGGGTTGTTGCTTTCGGAGCCATAGACAACCTAATGAAGGGGGCTGCAGGACAAGCAGTTCAATGCTTCAACATAGCAATAGGTGTCGACGAAAGGACTGGTTTAGACTTTCCAGGCTTCCACCCAATATAG
- the lysX gene encoding lysine biosynthesis protein LysX gives MKVAILYDRLRWEEKAIFDALKSMNVETEMVDAKVEVAVLGKLKKLGDIVLNRCLSHFRGLYWAATLEAEGIRVINSFWTSLIGGDKLYTSLELAKAGIPTPRFVVAFTVEGALKALDEIGLPVVVKPVVGSWGRLLALIRDREYAKTIFEHREHLEPILHNIFYIQEYIDKPSRDVRSLVVGDEVITSIFRYAPEGEWRTNIALGGKAVACELTEDQCELVLKAAKAIKGEVVGVDCLESSRGLLVNEINTSVEFKGAFSATRVDIAGKIAEYVVREGKR, from the coding sequence ATGAAGGTAGCAATACTGTACGATAGGTTAAGGTGGGAAGAGAAGGCTATATTCGACGCTCTGAAGTCAATGAATGTTGAAACAGAGATGGTCGATGCTAAGGTTGAGGTTGCCGTCTTAGGTAAGCTCAAAAAGTTAGGCGACATAGTACTTAACAGGTGCTTAAGTCACTTTAGGGGTCTCTACTGGGCAGCTACATTAGAGGCTGAAGGCATTAGAGTCATAAACTCATTTTGGACTTCACTGATAGGTGGAGATAAATTATATACCTCCTTAGAGTTGGCTAAAGCTGGGATTCCAACACCAAGATTTGTGGTTGCATTTACTGTTGAAGGTGCGCTTAAAGCACTTGACGAAATAGGATTGCCAGTGGTCGTCAAGCCAGTTGTCGGCAGTTGGGGTAGATTGCTAGCCTTAATTAGGGATCGTGAATACGCAAAAACCATTTTTGAGCATAGAGAGCATTTAGAGCCAATCTTACATAACATATTCTACATTCAGGAGTACATCGATAAGCCCTCAAGGGACGTGAGATCTTTAGTTGTGGGTGATGAAGTCATAACTTCAATATTCAGGTATGCGCCTGAAGGTGAGTGGCGAACTAACATAGCTCTTGGAGGGAAAGCTGTAGCATGCGAGTTAACTGAGGATCAGTGTGAATTAGTGCTTAAGGCAGCCAAAGCAATTAAGGGTGAGGTTGTTGGGGTTGACTGTCTTGAAAGCAGTAGGGGTTTACTAGTTAATGAGATAAACACTAGCGTTGAATTTAAAGGTGCATTCTCGGCAACACGTGTAGATATAGCAGGCAAGATAGCTGAGTACGTTGTTAGGGAGGGTAAGAGATGA